The nucleotide sequence ATCGTTGCCCTTTTGTTTCAATTCTCAGACTAATGGTTGTTTGTTAGAGTTTAGCAAATTCAGTTCAGTTGTACAATAAATTTAGTTTTTCACTATCATTAGTCATTAGATATTCATAATTCAAATCTGAATATAAATAATATTAGGAGTCTGTATACTTGAAACAGTGTGCAATTCATTTTCGTTCAGCATTGATACTCGTCAATCAAGGACTCCACAGCTGGTGGCGGTTGCGGAATAAGTGGTGGCACCAGCTCAGGTGCTCCCCGAGGATGCTAGGGTGAGCTAGATGGGCCGGAGAATCTAGATGTCAAGATGTCCACGCGCAGGGTCTCCGACAGCTAACCGTTTTTTACTAGTATTGAATTGCATAAACTGTTTTTTGCCAAGAAAATGAAGTTAAGACAATTAGTTGATTGGGATTATCATTTACTCTTTTTTTAAATAGTGGTCTTCATTTTGGAGCCCTTCATGCAGTTTAGTAATGGCTGGGGAGCTAGGTTTGCGAGAACTTACTTTTAATTGGGTTGCGAGCTAGGGATGTAGCACTTCAATGGGTGTCTTGGTTGAGTTCTACAATTGCCAAAAATTGATGGTGCTGATAAGATTGACAATCCTGTAACTCTGCAGTacctttctttttttaaaaaaaaggagggcaaatgctacttatggtcgaatccatgttctttttgttgttttgattTGATGCCCACAGTCCACATGTTAACTTTCATATATGTTTGTAAAGAATCAAAAGGAGTTGGCCTAATGCCAATATTTTTTGTCGTCTTTTTcattctttatatttatataaattCTCACCAACAAATACATAGCTGGGTAATAGTCGTAATGCTGCATCCTTTAGCCAGTGTGCCCCTTGAGATCTACTTACTGCTAGCTTATGCATATTGTCTTTTATTTGCAGGGTAGAGAGCTGTATAGGAAACATTCAATTGTTATTTCCAAGCTATATCAGAGACTTTAATTCATGTCTTTTATTTGCATCGAAGAAAACTCATCCGAGGATGAGATTGTTGGCCTGACAAAAATGTTCAAAACACGATATGAATTTTTAAACAATGTCTCTGATATAGCTTCTTTCTACGACAGTGGAGTGATGTATCATATTTACCTTTTCCTTTCTATTTTTTTATAACCTGTTTGCCATTTAGGATTTAATCACCAGGTCTACTTTCCACTTTTCAGGCAGTGAAGCAATGTTTGTTGACCTTGGTCATTTTACGAGTGCATCCATCAGATGTACAGTTAGATCCACAAGATATTTAGAATACGATACGTCCATGCTAATATCCTTTACTACTTTATAGAAAGAGATTTTACTGTAATTGTAATAACATTAATCATGGTCCATAGAGATGGATGAGCCTACATTTTAAGAAGACCATATCAGCTAACTGAACTTAAGCAGTTATGGACCGTTAAATGGGCACAATAAAATTCTTCAATTTGCTTGCTAGCTGTACAAATGAACAAGTAATATTAgttcattttctttattttgccaCAGCTCAACTAGATTTACGTGCTATCAGATTTCATAAGCATTGTAGAATGCATGTGTGTGTTCAGTATGATAGACTTCACTAATCTGAATTTGAATATACAATTATAGCCTTGATAGTTCTCAAGCACAAAGAGATGTACTTGAGACCCATAACAGGTACAATCTTCAGCATGTGTATTTTATCTCTTTATCATACATATGTTCTTCCTATCTGAATGATTGAGCGAAGTTCCTATTAGGTGAAGAATCTGGTtgtgttagtcctattgaatctGAGAAGTTCCTGAGAATCCTAGCATGAAAGGGGCTATAACTGAGGAAGGAAATCCATGTCTCACTACAGAGCAAGAAGTGTAGGGCCGCCGTCGCTATCGGCGCGGTCCTAACTCATGCGCGAAGCTAGGGTGTCGACACTGCGGCAGCCCGTAGTTAGGTGAGGTGTGGCCCACGCAGCGGGCGGAGAAGGCGGCATGCGGCGCACATGGTTGAGGCACGGCGGCTGGCGGCCCTAGCTGATGTGCTACGGAGGTGATGAAGATGGCGACACGCGCGCGGCAGAGCTGACCCGCAACACAATGACCTGAGGCAATGCGAACGCCAACAGCTCCCATGTCATGCGGAAAGGTCTATACAGTTTGTGAGTCTGCGACGCCGTGTTGTGCGTGACTGTTAATTTTATGAATTTTGCTTTTGCgtatttaattttatagtattACTATTTTATCATGTGATCGGTATGTTCTTGATAAAAAAAAATTTAATTGTCCCGTAACGATGCACGCATACGGAGAGGTCTATTTTCAAGAAGCTCGCGAGCGTGAGTGTTGTGCGGACGGCACGTACTCCGTCCGCCGTTTCCATAGTAGCGGTTTCCTTGTGATGCCGCGTGTGCTAGCAAAACATACTCCGAGTTCAAGGAATTTACGCATACGAGGGGAGCAAACGTAGTCCAAGTTTACGCCTTGACtccttgggaaacgggagaaaaTACTTCTCAGAAATCCGATTCAGGCGAGCAGACGGCAGCGCCCACCGCGACAGCGCGACCTTTCCTCGTCAGGCTCCGATGGCGCTCTCGCACCTCTCCCGCCGCCTCCTGAGCCCAACggctgccgccgctgccgcgcaCCTCCCCATCCCTAAGACATTCGCCCATGGCCGCGACCCCTTCATCCTCCTGAATCCCGGCCGCCGCTTCTTCTCCGCGTCCTCAAACCCCAACCCGAACCCCaacccctcctcctccacgccatCAGAGCGCAGCCAGGGCGCCCCATCCGCGCCCGTGTCGCCGGATGAGATGCGGCACCAGGAGATCGAGGGCCCCACGGTGGAGCGCGACACGTCGCCGCTGGCCGACGAGACGCGGCGGGAGCTCGACGCGCTCCGCCGCACCGTGCAGCGCCTCAGCGGCTCGCTCGCGCTCCTCGGAGGGGCACACCTCGCCGCCGGCGCGTGGATCGCGTACGGTGCCCCTCCGGTCGGTGTCGGTTCCGCCGCGGCGGTGCAGGGCGTGGCGGCGTTCGCGTTCCCCTTCGCGGTCGCCCTGGTGCTGCACCGCGCCATCAAGCCCATCGCCTTCTTCCAAAAGATGGAGGCAAACGCGAGGCTGCAGGTGCTCACTCTGTGCCTCCAGGCTACGAAGAACGTTAACCTCATGCTGCTCCGGACGCGGGTGATGGCCATCGCTTGCGCTCTTGGGGTGTCTGTCGCATCAGTTGCTGCGGTGTTGATGCGATGATTTTAAGTTCATTCAGATCTCTGCGGGAAGGATAGTTAGTTTTCAGTATCTAAGGAATAAAAATGCGCTGGTAATATTCAAGTTGACTAGGAACTATGACATTTTGGTGCTTTTGGATGTTTGTATCGGGCTTAGTTTTGGTGACTGTACACGAGAGAGAAGATTACAAtgtgattgcttgagatattTCTATTCCAATGATATTACTCTTCAGACTTCAGCTTATCGAACCAATTGGTAAAATTTAGCATCTTAATAACTTGGCTACAACCACAGTTCTTTATTGCTGCTTTCCTCTTGCCACTGAACTGTGTTTTGGATTCATTGTGATTTGGCAAGGTTGTTTTTTGAAACAAGATTTGGCAAGGTTGTGTTATCACCTTACACTAGAAGAATACCGTGGCTGATTCAGTTGTTACTGAGATCAGAATGAACTGTGTTTTGATACCTTTGTGATTGGCACTTGGCAGTCTAGTTATATGCTCAGTTCAGAACTCCAATGTGATCAGATGTTTTCTTCAGGGTTGGCTTATGTAAAGTGGACTGAATAGTTTCTTACAATATGTCGAATAGAGTAAATTGGAAATAACAGTATCCCAAATATGATAATGGCAGCCAACTAGAGAACGACCTGCGCTTTATTGCGAGGTTTACCTTGATTGAAATGATTTGAAAAAATGGTTTTAATAATCTTTCAATAGTATAACCAAACAGTACTCATGCTTTCCTTTGAGACAATTGTCTAATTGTCTAGTTAGACATCTATAATTTACTATATTTTTAGCAACGAGGTCGTTGCGTGTTGTCCTCAACCAGTATTATAAATTGTTGTGGCCTTGTGGGATCTCTTTTCCCTCTTTAATCCTGACTTACTTTTGCAAGATTTAGAAGGAGAGGGCATGTATGGTCCTGATATGATAATCTAACATCTTGTAAAAACATTTTGATGATGTGGAGTATCACAAATTCTTCTGCAATCAGATTTAGTATCAATTTTAAACCAGAAATTGATTTGGATATCTGAAGACTCATATCTCTATCAAAAGCTAGACCTTTTGTTGGTAGTACGGTATTCTTCCACTTGCTGTATCCTCTGTTTGAATTCACCTTTGTATTTATCTATGTTCAGAAGTAGTGAAGTACTATGTTTCTATCGTGCCTTGGTTATTCTTTGTCCGAAATTCGCAGATAAGATTTGCTTGTATCCTGTTTGAACGTGTTATTTGTTTGTCTTTTGTTGAATATAAGTGAGTTTTCTTAAAATTTAGACAAGTTAACTCCAAATTGATGTATTATTGATCTGATATCCTATACCTACTGCATGACTCTCTTATAGCAATTAGTGATTAGTGAATCATTTGATAGACAAGTTAACTCCAAATTGATGTATTATTGATCAGATATCCTATAGTTTTAGCTTACCTACTGCATGACTCTCTTATAGAAATTAGTGATTTGTTAatcatttgatgaatctaaccgCCAAAGGGCCTCTAGTCCAATTGGTTAGAGGGTcccggcggcactcctcaggtcctgggttcgcctcccgtgggagcgaatttcaggctggggttaaaaaaatcccctcgtatGTCCCACgacaaagcacaggtctaaggaccGGCCCATTCTCACAGGgcgacggtgccgctgtgtaagggTGGGGCAGGCCCGTTCTCACAGGgcgacggtgccgctgtgtaagggtggggcaggggttcgggggttttctgggcctgcgtgagaaggtcttcttcttaatgcaatgcctggGGGTGGTCATACCCTCGCAGGTCCAGTTTTTTTGATGAATCTAACCAAATAATCCCTTTGTGATATTATATGTTTATGAAGTGATTATAGGTGAATTCTTGTCTAACTGCACCCTGTACAGTAGACAGTTCAATTTGTTCCTCTGCAAGTGTGCTAACAAAATTCGGATAGTTTTTTTTTAACTAAGTTCCTTGTTAACATGGTTGTAGGGATAACAACATGAATGGATTGTCTATTATTTTTACTGTACTGGTCTCTTATGATATTACCATGAACTAAGCAGTTGGATATTTTTCCTAATTGCTTTTGAAAATTGCTGAGCTGTATAATTTGGTTTTTTACTATTTACCGTTTTCTGATGGATACATCGTGGTCATGCTTTATGTTGTTTATACTTTATATATAAGTGACACTATGATAGTATAACACTAGTGGGCCATGAAAAGCTGTGCTCTTGATCTTTTATTAATTCTTTAACACAGGGATCCGTCGCTTCCTGTTGTCTCCGAAGAGCAATATTTCATTTTAAGATCCCCAATTGTCATGTCCCCTTTTACTGGTCTCTGGTGCCTGATTGCCTGAGAAGGGTGGGATATAGAAAGAACCCTGTGGTTCTATGAAAGGCCATTACAGATGTCCATGGTTTCTAGAAAGCAATCCTGATTACCAGAGTACATTGCACTGTGACCTTGTACTGCCTTGAAATATAATGGATTTTCAGttttcctaagtcaaaccattctAAGTTTAACAAAGTTTGTAGACAAAAGTAATAACATGTACCATATCAAAGAGggatattatgaaaatacatttcataatatATCTAACAGTGCTCATTTGATATCGTAAATATGATTGTTCTTTACTATAAACTTTTTCAAACTTAGaattgtttgacttaggacaactgAAAATCCACTATTTTTCATGACAAGAGAGAATAAGCTTGCAGCTTAGGTCAAAGAAAAATGTTTTGTACAGGATATGCACTAGACATTCTCAGTAGCTATGTAGCCCTTGTGTGTCTTCTGAAGTACACTGTTTAATAGCTTGTCTTGATGCTTTTGGATAGTGCAGATTCACCGGCAGCATTGCCATCACCAATAGATAGGCATTAGCTGCTAGATAAATTAGCCCTCATCTCAGAAACTGCATAATAGTTGCCAATTATTGGTGCTCTTTTTCTCCGTTATAAATAGGTACCTGCAATGGAAGGATCACACATATCACTCTCAATCACCTTCAGATTCCACTAAGTTTCAGGTCTCTTTTCACTCAAGGAAGGATGCAATCCTGAACCATCAGCAGTTCGGCACTGCATGTCAGCATGTGGTTCTTCAACCCTTGTTTGGTGCTGCTATCCtccttgatcatcagatcaaAGCTTATGCAAACATTGCTTATGTTCTTTTTCCTGCACCAGGATGCGGAAATCCTTATGTTATTGATGTAACATTCTTGACCTTGCAAGGCCAAGGTGTACTTGCTGCAAGCTTGAGAGGTGTGGCGGCTGGTCCCTTAAAGTGACTCCTTTTTTTTGTTCAGTGTCGGCCCTTCTCAGCTTAATGTCTGTTCAATATGCAGACTACAGTATATTATCTTTCGCATGTATAGATTGATCTTTTCCTTCGGGTGTTGGGTGGATGTGTTTTGTGCCTTTCCAGCTGGTAAATCTAGCATGGATGCCTGAAATAACATGTAATTTACTTCTGAAAGAAGTTGGTGCTACTATTCTACATTGTTGCTGTGTCAATCTTTCTCTGAAGTGAAACTTAGAAATCACTTGACGCCATTGCCCGCACATGCTACTTCCACTAATGTTCAGAAACATCACACAAAGTTCAGTGTTGCTGGCCACTTGGGGATGCAAGTTTGCAGCCTTTCTGgaggtttttttttttgaccttTCGGAGCGTGCAAGTTGCAAAGTAAGATGGCCTGGAATGTCGATGCTGTAGTGAGATACTTATCTGCTTGTCTTTGGCGATAGATCTATATTCGTTTCCAATTCTTTTTGCAGTCGATGGATCTAAGTTGCTTTGCTCCTCCATTTTTTTCCTCGTATTTGCGTAAGATATGTACACAGTTCTCAGGAAGTTACTTCCTTGAAGTTTTCATATGATTTCTGAATGTTAAAGCAGTTTTCTACTCCATGAGAGCTGGGCCTGCTGGGGCCATTTGGGTCCTCGCCTAACATTTACTATATACTGTAATTCTGGAGACAACCATCATGTTGCATTTTTTAGTTTCGCAACTGCGACTCTGCGAGCTGATTGCAGCAATCAGAAATTGCAGTGCGGTTCTGTTCGGGATTTCGGATGAGTAAAATGAGAGAAGTTCGATTAACCCTGGACCTCCAGGGCCAACAGTATGCCAGTATCAGCTTGCAAGTTCATTCATTCCTTTATCGGGAACGATAGGACGAGGGCGTCCGTCCCGCTCGGACACCGTGTGCCTCGATCTACGGACAAGCTGGCCCACTAAACTTCACGTTCGTCCCCTTTCGTTGCTTGCTTCGCGctgctcctgcttcttctccgcCGGCTGTGCCGCTCCTGCCGCTCATCTCGCGCTGCTCCTGCTCGTCCGCCACCCGCCCCGCTGCTTTTGCCACTGCTCCTGTTCCTGCCCCGCGCGCCCGTCTCGTTGCTCCTGCCATTGCTCCGCCGCCCGCACCCGCTGTGCGCGGAAGTCCTCCGGCCTGCTACCGCTGCGGTGCTCCGATGCAGGCGGCAGAGGCTGCACCGAGATACGATATATATTGCAAGCTTAAATTTCAAATGTTTTAAGGTATGTTGTAAATATTTCATAtgaatattgcaaaagtagattgggatgttgcatatattgcaatggttgtacatgtatgttgcaggATTCTGACTCCAAATGTttttatacatatgttgcaagtgttttatctggatgttgtatatgttttgcaatagtttttaaatatttttgtaAGTATTTCAGATGCATAttttaaacattttatttgtattttttttatattaccAGTATTACATCTGAATGTTTTTGAAAGTAGATCCGGTGCACGTAGAATACGCGTGGGAAGCTGGAGGGCACGCGAGCAGTGGCGCGGGCCCCACGTGGCCACGAGCAACATCCGTCCAGTGCGGGCCCATGCACGGATGCGGGAGCGTTCGTTCGGAGATGCGGGCGCTAGCACCCTTCCATTATTACTCTGTAGTGTGTACTGACGTCTCACGTTGAGTCATTTTAATTACAAAGATGATTGCCCATTCCTTCTTTGACCAGAATGTTGTTCTAGTTTATCGTTTGCTCCTATATTTCTCTGAACTTTGCCGGTGCGGTAATTCTTTTTGCCTTAACACCAgtaaaaaaaactgaaaaaagAAGAGGGGTTAAAAAGCAGAGCATTGGTAGCATCATACACGGGTCACAGCCTCACATGCCCAGCGCCCCAGCACATCCTGAACCACGAACAAAGCGCCATGAACCGAAAACCTCATCACCATGCGGGCAACGTTCATCCAAGGCACATATACACGCGATGGTTAAATCGAGAATTGTTGAATTGATCCAAACAAATGGCAAGCAATGGTACAAGTGTCGATCCCTCTCTCAAGGGAGAACAAATAACAAGGCACCAAATCAAGCTGGTGCATCAGCGACATCAATCAATTCGTTAACTTAAGGAGAAGAGAGGAACAAAGAAAAGAAGACAAAGGCGTGTCGTCGTCGTGTCGAATCAGAACACGCCCACGCATCGGAATGCGCGCGCGTGTTGGGATCAGCGCAGCCATGTCTCCCCTtcgtctcttcctcctcctcctcctccgggcgCGGCCGGCCGGCTCACTGAATGTAGTAGGCGAAGAAGGAGGCCACGGCGGCCCCGAGGGCTGCGCCGACGGCGGGTGCGACGGCGGAGGAGCCGCTGGTGGGGGCCGGAGCCGGAGCCTCCGCGGCGAGCGCCACGGTGGCCGAGGCGGCGACGAGGACGGCGCAGGCGATCTTCTTCATCTCCATCCCTGGATGCGGCGGCGGCTTAGCAACCGTAGAGACGGCGCGGCGGAGGGGCGGAACGGAGGCGAGGAAGAAGGCGGCGAGCGAGCTGGCTGCTTCTCGGCTGCTGGCTGGCTCTGTGCTCCCGTCGCTTTGCCTGGGGATGGAGGCCACGGCGGGGCCGGGGATTTATAGCGAGTCGGTGGCCGCCATGTGGCGGCGCCTGCTACGTGCCTGCATGTGCATGCGAAGCGGTCCAGCGAGTGGCCGGGCGGTCATCTCGCGGGGAAGACACGAACGGGTCGTGTAGCGTGTGGTTTGCGTCTCACCATTTGAACGAGTCCCTCGGTCTCGGCAGGCGCGCGCGCACGTTTGTTCGCGTGTTCTTGCTGCGTGTTAGCCCTGAAACAATTTGGGCTCATTTTGTCAAACTGTTTGTCACGTGTCACTCTCACCTCCAAACAACAATGCTGTGTGTGTTCATCGTCTTGGTCTCCGTCGCCAGCGAAACAGCGCGGTAACTTGCATTCCTGTGCTGTTGGCCTGTTGCAGTGCGCCACGGTTGTTCAGAAGGTTCAGAAGACCATCTAGTTTTCAGTCTTCACCGAGAGGGGAAGAAGTCAAGAAGATGAATGATCGTGCGAAAACTAATAAGCAATGATAATCTCCAAAATTTTAGCGATTAGTCTATGGaagcaacaacaacaaagtcGTCCGCCAGCTCCTCGATGAAAAAGAAAGCTGCGCTGTTCAGACTTTCAG is from Miscanthus floridulus cultivar M001 chromosome 7, ASM1932011v1, whole genome shotgun sequence and encodes:
- the LOC136464277 gene encoding uncharacterized protein; amino-acid sequence: MALSHLSRRLLSPTAAAAAAHLPIPKTFAHGRDPFILLNPGRRFFSASSNPNPNPNPSSSTPSERSQGAPSAPVSPDEMRHQEIEGPTVERDTSPLADETRRELDALRRTVQRLSGSLALLGGAHLAAGAWIAYGAPPVGVGSAAAVQGVAAFAFPFAVALVLHRAIKPIAFFQKMEANARLQVLTLCLQATKNVNLMLLRTRVMAIACALGVSVASVAAVLMR
- the LOC136466069 gene encoding uncharacterized protein, producing the protein MRARVGISAAMSPLRLFLLLLLRARPAGSLNVVGEEGGHGGPEGCADGGCDGGGAAGGGRSRSLRGERHGGRGGDEDGAGDLLHLHPWMRRRLSNRRDGAAEGRNGGEEEGGERAGCFSAAGWLCAPVALPGDGGHGGAGDL